The Ranitomeya imitator isolate aRanImi1 chromosome 8, aRanImi1.pri, whole genome shotgun sequence genome window below encodes:
- the F3 gene encoding tissue factor isoform X1, with amino-acid sequence MRCLQILLLAAVSCWQRTSAQDMNFPTATDIIWSSINFKTILDWNPKPTNYTYSVLLRSPLFQDWKKKCPYTTDTTCDVSDLVNDINSTYEVRIVSEIRPSSLEVVAEEFPYAEGPTFTPYLQTRIGRPKIQNYTFYKDHSRLTVVVRDTPTPYRNANNAQITVRDMFQNDFAYTLYYRKASSTGKKSQSSSTNDIVINTDKGEAYCFYVQASVPSRINNRVSQNSEEICTPSNGGDVDITILVAVGIAVALIVLIIVLSVVLCKCGKGQRTKTKETTPLNNV; translated from the exons ATATGAACTTTCCCACGGCGACAGACATAATTTGGTCATCCATCAACTTTAAAACCATTTTAGACTGGAATCCCAAACCTACAAACTATACGTACAGTGTTTTGCTGAGAAG tccaCTTTTTCAAGACTGGAAGAAGAAGTGTCCATACACCACGGACACCACATGCGATGTTTCAGATCTTGTGAACGATATTAACAGCACTTATGAAGTTCGGATTGTTTCGGAAATCCGACCATCATCATTAGAAGTTGTTGCTGAGGAGTTTCCTTATGCGGAAGGACCAACTTTCACACCTTATCTCCAAA CAAGAATTGGAAGACCGAAAATCCAAAACTACACATTTTATAAAGACCACAGCCGTCTCACTGTAGTTGTCAGAGATACCCCAACACCCTACAGAAATGCTAACAACGCTCAGATCACAGTGCGGGATATGTTTCAAAATGACTTTGCCTATACACTATACTACAGGAAGGCTTCCAGCACCGGAAAG AAGTCCCAATCCTCTTCCACCAATGACATTGTCATCAATACCGATAAAGGTGAAGCTTATTGCTTCTATGTCCAGGCATCAGTTCCTTCTCGCATTAACAACCGTGTGAGCCAAAACTCAGAGGAAATATGCACACCATCAAATGGTGGAG ATGTGGACATTACTATATTAGTTGCTGTAGGAATAGCGGTGGCTCTTATCGTGTTAATAATAGTGCTGTCAGTGGTCCTCTGCAAATGCGGAAAAGGGCAAAGAACGAAGACCAAGGAGACAACGCCGCTAAATAATGTATAG
- the F3 gene encoding tissue factor isoform X2 — translation MRCLQILLLAAVSCWQRTSAQDMNFPTATDIIWSSINFKTILDWNPKPTNYTYSVLLRSPLFQDWKKKCPYTTDTTCDVSDLVNDINSTYEVRIVSEIRPSSLEVVAEEFPYAEGPTFTPYLQTRIGRPKIQNYTFYKDHSRLTVVVRDTPTPYRNANNAQITVRDMFQNDFAYTLYYRKASSTGKKSQSSSTNDIVINTDKGEAYCFYVQASVPSRINNRVSQNSEEICTPSNGGAASGFLPSTGVLCLIMWTLLY, via the exons ATATGAACTTTCCCACGGCGACAGACATAATTTGGTCATCCATCAACTTTAAAACCATTTTAGACTGGAATCCCAAACCTACAAACTATACGTACAGTGTTTTGCTGAGAAG tccaCTTTTTCAAGACTGGAAGAAGAAGTGTCCATACACCACGGACACCACATGCGATGTTTCAGATCTTGTGAACGATATTAACAGCACTTATGAAGTTCGGATTGTTTCGGAAATCCGACCATCATCATTAGAAGTTGTTGCTGAGGAGTTTCCTTATGCGGAAGGACCAACTTTCACACCTTATCTCCAAA CAAGAATTGGAAGACCGAAAATCCAAAACTACACATTTTATAAAGACCACAGCCGTCTCACTGTAGTTGTCAGAGATACCCCAACACCCTACAGAAATGCTAACAACGCTCAGATCACAGTGCGGGATATGTTTCAAAATGACTTTGCCTATACACTATACTACAGGAAGGCTTCCAGCACCGGAAAG AAGTCCCAATCCTCTTCCACCAATGACATTGTCATCAATACCGATAAAGGTGAAGCTTATTGCTTCTATGTCCAGGCATCAGTTCCTTCTCGCATTAACAACCGTGTGAGCCAAAACTCAGAGGAAATATGCACACCATCAAATGGTGGAG CTGCCAGTGGGTTTTTACCCTCCACTGGAGTGTTGTGCCTCATT ATGTGGACATTACTATATTAG